One genomic region from Candidatus Poribacteria bacterium encodes:
- a CDS encoding PD-(D/E)XK nuclease family protein: protein MSWQKFQDLRVPQTTDASVKRRYSVTTDILSFKRCRRQYGHFVVRGYEPAHAVQIYYGTLIHQVLDRAYMHYAGLRDKKTEGQIPRDEDIEYYFNEVDTALKIRGIRSVRAFTHAAEREAALRRLKRFNQIEGSELYPRIKDTEHHLQSHQGDYLLHGTVDVLADVPNWHPGMKAEIWDYKGGHPPDDRYSEGFRQYQFQMRVYAELYRERNGVYPEKAILYFLGALDAVEDSSTRPSNALIEVSLDEQSIQNALADFTNTVKKIEDCRRKENWPAPDPSPDDNTCNICDIRWNCPARKGEYQMRYP from the coding sequence ATGTCCTGGCAGAAATTTCAAGATCTTAGGGTACCCCAAACTACGGATGCCTCAGTTAAACGTAGGTATAGCGTAACAACAGATATTCTATCATTTAAACGTTGTCGTCGCCAATACGGACATTTTGTGGTGAGAGGGTATGAACCGGCTCATGCTGTTCAAATTTATTATGGAACACTTATTCATCAGGTTTTAGATCGTGCTTATATGCACTATGCTGGATTAAGAGATAAAAAGACAGAAGGTCAAATCCCTAGAGATGAAGATATAGAGTATTATTTCAACGAAGTTGATACTGCTTTAAAAATCCGTGGTATTCGTTCGGTTCGCGCGTTCACACACGCAGCAGAGCGCGAGGCAGCTCTAAGACGGCTAAAAAGATTTAATCAAATTGAGGGATCTGAACTTTATCCCAGAATCAAAGATACTGAGCATCACTTGCAATCCCATCAAGGCGATTACTTGCTTCACGGAACGGTGGATGTTCTGGCAGATGTCCCAAACTGGCACCCTGGAATGAAAGCAGAAATATGGGATTACAAAGGAGGACACCCACCCGATGATCGTTATTCTGAAGGATTTCGCCAATACCAATTCCAAATGAGGGTTTATGCAGAACTTTATCGCGAACGCAATGGCGTTTATCCTGAGAAGGCAATTCTTTATTTTTTAGGTGCATTAGATGCTGTCGAAGACTCTTCGACTCGCCCATCGAATGCTCTTATTGAGGTTTCATTGGATGAGCAGAGTATCCAAAATGCTTTAGCAGATTTTACTAACACTGTAAAGAAGATTGAGGATTGCAGGCGAAAAGAGAACTGGCCCGCACCTGACCCTAGTCCAGATGATAATACTTGTAACATTTGCGATATTCGCTGGAATTGCCCTGCCAGAAAAGGCGAATATCAGATGCGGTATCCATAA
- the dpdA gene encoding tRNA-guanine transglycosylase DpdA, with translation MSKISQSKPEESPAGHLLILGCSDGRIKNPDFNKIPAFMVYKEHSYKVLQKFLRENGWPPGLTIKIVSAKHKIIDATELIEPYNECLDKEKAEKIGPQVIQKLEKLERPESVFISINKDHRPAISSIETLFDVEIEYAEGRGGKKKQQLKEWLHNLPNKFPSVNSHEQLDERPYLYFFPDWGDYVYEPFCPDETDENRKKENRKYAHEIFEDDPPYNGLLLSLAQLRTKNGPLNDFMENFREKMQVPKKLLLFGDCGAFSYIKEEAPPLSCEDAASFYNQFGFEFGASVDHIPISSLSVKKRKQRMKLTAKNAEKFFNIHRDKDYDFKPVGSIQGITPEDYAYFANEYIKWGYKHIGLGGLVRRQDSDILEIVAAVREVLQKATRGKKENIWVHLFGILRPKLQPIFRELGVSSFDSASYLRKAWSSPDRNYLTEDGTWYGSIRIPFSTSKVMREAAESNPELSNVNMQAIEEKCLLSLSRFNDGEIPEKEVKKILQDVNKYSECFPRKNWPLQKKSSNHLCKKHEKLRKKHEELLMERPWEKCECKVCQDAGIHVVIFRGANRNRRRGFHNTWVFYHKILHGRRKKPSKK, from the coding sequence ATGTCAAAGATTTCACAATCTAAACCCGAAGAATCTCCAGCAGGACATTTACTAATTTTGGGATGTTCTGATGGGAGAATTAAGAATCCCGATTTTAATAAAATCCCCGCATTTATGGTTTATAAGGAGCACAGCTACAAAGTGCTGCAAAAGTTTCTCAGAGAGAATGGATGGCCTCCTGGTCTTACTATAAAAATTGTTTCTGCAAAACATAAAATCATTGATGCCACAGAGCTCATTGAACCCTACAACGAGTGTTTAGATAAAGAGAAGGCAGAAAAGATAGGACCACAAGTCATCCAAAAATTGGAGAAACTTGAACGACCAGAATCTGTTTTCATTAGTATAAATAAAGACCACCGCCCCGCAATTTCCAGCATTGAGACCTTATTTGATGTTGAAATTGAGTATGCCGAGGGTAGAGGTGGGAAAAAAAAACAACAGCTGAAGGAGTGGCTTCATAATTTACCAAATAAGTTCCCTTCCGTCAATTCTCATGAACAATTAGATGAGCGTCCTTATTTGTATTTCTTTCCTGATTGGGGCGATTATGTTTACGAGCCATTCTGCCCTGATGAAACAGATGAAAACCGAAAAAAAGAAAATAGGAAATACGCACATGAGATTTTCGAGGATGATCCTCCTTATAACGGCCTACTACTTAGTCTTGCCCAGTTGCGAACTAAAAATGGGCCTCTCAATGATTTCATGGAAAATTTTCGGGAGAAGATGCAGGTTCCTAAAAAACTTTTGTTGTTTGGAGATTGCGGTGCGTTCTCATACATCAAAGAGGAAGCTCCTCCCCTTTCCTGTGAAGATGCAGCCTCTTTTTACAACCAATTTGGTTTTGAATTCGGGGCATCTGTTGATCACATTCCCATTTCATCATTATCCGTGAAAAAAAGAAAGCAACGAATGAAGTTAACGGCTAAAAATGCCGAAAAGTTTTTTAACATTCATCGGGATAAGGATTATGATTTTAAACCAGTCGGTAGTATACAAGGCATCACTCCCGAAGATTACGCTTATTTTGCTAATGAATACATTAAGTGGGGATATAAGCATATTGGTTTAGGTGGATTGGTGCGTAGACAAGATTCAGATATTTTAGAAATAGTCGCAGCTGTTCGGGAAGTATTACAAAAGGCTACCCGCGGTAAAAAAGAAAATATTTGGGTTCACCTTTTTGGTATACTGCGTCCCAAACTTCAACCCATCTTTAGGGAACTCGGTGTTTCCAGTTTTGATAGTGCATCTTACTTGAGAAAAGCATGGTCCTCTCCAGATAGAAATTATTTAACAGAAGATGGCACATGGTATGGCAGTATCCGAATTCCTTTTAGTACATCAAAAGTGATGCGCGAAGCTGCGGAATCTAATCCTGAACTTTCTAATGTTAATATGCAAGCAATCGAAGAAAAGTGCCTCTTGAGTCTTAGTCGTTTTAATGATGGGGAGATACCAGAGAAGGAAGTAAAGAAAATTCTTCAAGACGTTAATAAATATAGTGAGTGTTTTCCCAGAAAAAATTGGCCTCTGCAAAAAAAGTCAAGCAATCATCTCTGTAAGAAACACGAAAAACTTCGTAAAAAACACGAAGAGTTACTCATGGAACGTCCTTGGGAGAAATGTGAATGTAAAGTATGCCAAGATGCCGGTATTCATGTTGTAATTTTCAGAGGAGCAAATAGAAATAGACGTAGGGGATTCCACAATACTTGGGTGTTTTATCACAAAATTTTACATGGACGGCGTAAGAAACCTTCAAAGAAATAG